Sequence from the Metopolophium dirhodum isolate CAU chromosome 2, ASM1992520v1, whole genome shotgun sequence genome:
ACTACAGATGATTTTAAACTATTGTTTGAGCCATTGTTTTCCAGGAGAACAACATTTGCATTTTATAAAGAAGTATTCCACGTGGTAATAAAGCTCAATgactaaaaaaatcataattattatattactatatttatttaggaCCAAAGATGTACGTGTATGAAATTCAATGGTATTGAAGAAGAATGTAAACACCCAGAATGCAAACAGAATTTGAAATGCTTAAGCATACCATTAGCAACATGTTCACCAGctgaaaattggaaaaaatactATGGACAaacttcataattttatattcactgatcaaaacaatatttattatattactttattctaTAATCatatttactgtataatataataataaaataatagtataatcatTGATTCTAGAATAaagttatcatataataattattgttcgattagtatattaaatattatttaattatgaagtGTATCCGtaatatattttccaattttcagCTGGTGAATATGTTGCTTAAGCCTTTCAAATAAAggctaaattaatattttatctaaacaCCTTTCTACATTAAAATTATCTGCATCTAATATGTTcatgttttgaatattaattattattatgtagtcaAACAACGAAAAAACCTTAAATGTCCtcataaaataatgaacaataaacCTATAGAGTAAGAGTAATCATTTCGGCATttcattgtaataattgtaggatatagttttcataaataaaaaaagggaATAATACTGTTTTTTACtctttactatttatataactGTAGACATGTTTACATGTGAATttgaatgataaaaatgttgtattcctacaaaataatataatttctagatacaaaattattgtatacaatctGAAGAAgcattattaactttaaattacaggaatacatttataacttgATGTCATAACCAATCAAGTGCCTCTTTCCTATACATTCACCAACATAGAACCACATATATACTTCAAGAGCGATGAGTGATTTGAGTGTAGCAtcctgtaaaattaaataaaatatattttaaaatagaagtaTTAATAACACGGCAtgcataacaattttattgccaaacaaattcattataataaaatatttgatttcaaaaaataaaactataggtacatcattatttagatataattaattagtattagttagaaataatcaaattacagtatcaaattacatatttgtacaaagaatactaaattaaaaatattgaaattgaaacTATGGATAAGATTATGCTATTATATggattaaaatttcaaattattgaatggtttaaatgttaattatcaAGACTCAAGGTGCTTTGGACCAGCGTTTCTCAACCTCATTAACCActgatttagaaaaaaaaccttatatttacattaaaaataaaaatcaatacacaatcaaaatgataaaaatgaaaaaattagtttatagcataaatatattataagctatgaataataaagtaaaaagtataaattaatgtgACATTTGAGattgttttatattcaaaatgtttttattattttaaggtttttaaaaGGTAGCGGATAAagtccacaaaaaaaaaaaaaggtgaggagactaattttattttttatctatcttGGAATCGCGAAAGtagaataaacattaataataaacatttaaaatatcacaTGAACCAACCTTAACGGTAATATTTTTCCAACGTCCAGTTCGAGCTGTTTGTATCATTTTAGAAAtctcatttttaatttctggCAAGTCAGATAATTTGGGTGGAGTTAACTCTACTTTAGCATATTTTACAAAAGTTTGTAAGTTGGGCTTGGCTGTGGCAATGaatgctaaataatattataagaacatattattaaaataacaattttatttttgagaattAAGATTTGATATTGACTTAAGGAACTAATACTTACAGCTAATTAAACCAACTTTCTTGACTGCCCCGctcattttgatgattttttaattaacaaaataggtttaaaatgtttaaattattgtaaaatacaaagTGAAAATGTAAATGATTAACGAGGTATAAAACCCAAAGGAGTAATACGAAATACGAATTATAAAGAATGAAGTATGAATGTCAGGTCAAGTGATAAAATAACAGCTGTACAACCAACGAATTGGTGATAAAGACGTTCTAAACATAATTCAAAGATGTTCTAAACTAATCTAATCAGATTTTTTATTTGGCGCTATAGTTaagcaaataaataatgtaGAGCACggtcttaaaatgtattgtaagatattaaaacaataaaaattctgTGAGCTCATAGGGTttaccctcccccccccctaacTGTTTTATTACGTGCCCTTTTCAAGTGCCCGATAGCCCcccattggcgcaactagggtctAACCATCATAATCATATTGGAATaccatacattttatgtttttaaaatatgaaatattatagca
This genomic interval carries:
- the LOC132939719 gene encoding uncharacterized protein LOC132939719 — its product is MNNNNYSNDKCKIKNNTPAKTEIKNLHKDNIQERQPKTCQELWRRCEVLCSSINPLERIKYQGSGCCRMSPIPTTDDFKLLFEPLFSRRTTFAFYKEVFHVDQRCTCMKFNGIEEECKHPECKQNLKCLSIPLATCSPAENWKKYYGQTS
- the LOC132939720 gene encoding ATP synthase subunit g, mitochondrial-like, translated to MSGAVKKVGLISSFIATAKPNLQTFVKYAKVELTPPKLSDLPEIKNEISKMIQTARTGRWKNITVKDATLKSLIALEVYMWFYVGECIGKRHLIGYDIKL